In Rissa tridactyla isolate bRisTri1 chromosome 8, bRisTri1.patW.cur.20221130, whole genome shotgun sequence, one genomic interval encodes:
- the DRG2 gene encoding developmentally-regulated GTP-binding protein 2 isoform X1 — translation MGILEKISEIEKEIARTQKNKATEYHLGLLKAKLAKYRAQLLEPSKSSAAKGEGFDVMKSGDARVALIGFPSVGKSTFLSLMTSTASEAASYEFTTLTCIPGVIEYKGANIQLLDLPGIIEGAAQGKGRGRQVIAVARTADVVIMMLDATKGEVQRALLEKELESVGIRLNKSKPNIYFKPKKGGGISFNSTVTLTQCSEKLVQLILHEYKIFNAEVLFREDCSPDEFIDVIVGNRVYMPCLYVYNKIDQISMEEVDRLARRPHSVVISCGMKLNLDYLLEKLWEYLALTCIYTKKRGQRPDFTDAIILRKGASVEHVCHRIHRSLASQFKYALVWGTSTKYSPQRVGLTHMMEHEDVIQIVKK, via the exons CCACTGAGTACCACCTCGGCCTGCTGAAGGCAAAGCTTGCAAAATACAGAGCTCAGTTGCTAGAACCGTCCAAATCCTCAGCTGCTAAAGGGGAAGGCTTCGATGTGATGAAATCTGGCGATGCCCGGGTGGCACTGATCGGTTTTCCTTCTGTGGGTAAG TCCACGTTTTTGAGTTTAATGACCTCAACTGCCAGCGAAGCTGCTTCTTACGAGTTCACAACCCTGACGTGTATCCCAGGAGTCATAGAA taCAAAGGAGCCAATATTCAGCTTCTGGATCTGCCCGGAATCATCGAAGGAGCAGCACAAG GGAAGGGCAGAGGTCGGCAGGTGATAGCTGTGGCCAGGACAGCAGACGTCGTTATTATGATGCTGGATGCCACAAAGGGTGAAGTGCAGCG GGCACTGCTGGAGAAAGAACTGGAATCTGTAGGAATCCGgctgaacaaaagcaaaccaaatatCTACTTCAAG CCGAAGAAGGGTGGAGGTATCTCCTTCAACTCAACTGTCACGTTGACTCAGTGCTCCGAGAAGTTGGTGCAGCTCATCCTCCATGAATATA AAATCTTCAACGCTGAGGTCCTCTTCAGAGAGGATTGTTCCCCTGATGAGTTCATTGATGTGATTGTAGGCAACAGGGTCTACATGCCGTGCCTCTAC GTTTATAACAAGATTGACCAGATATCTATGGAGGAAGTGGATCGTCTTGCTCGGAGACCCCACAGCGTTGTAATCAG CTGTGGCATGAAACTGAACCTGGACTACTTGCTGGAGAAGCTCTGGGAGTACCTGGCACTTACCTGCATCTACACCAAGAAACGAGGAC AGAGACCAGACTTTACAGATGCCATTATTCTACGGAAAGGGGCCTCTGTGGAACATGTG TGCCATCGAATTCACAGATCATTAGCCAGCCAGTTCAAATATGCCTTGGTGTGG GGGACAAGCACAAAATACAGCCCTCAAAGGGTGGGTTTAACCCATATGATGGAGCATGAAGATGTCATTCAGATCGTAAAGAAGTAA
- the DRG2 gene encoding developmentally-regulated GTP-binding protein 2 isoform X2: MGILEKISEIEKEIARTQKNKATEYHLGLLKAKLAKYRAQLLEPSKSSAAKGEGFDVMKSGDARVALIGFPSVGKSTFLSLMTSTASEAASYEFTTLTCIPGVIEYKGANIQLLDLPGIIEGAAQGKGRGRQVIAVARTADVVIMMLDATKGEVQRALLEKELESVGIRLNKSKPNIYFKPKKGGGISFNSTVTLTQCSEKLVQLILHEYKIFNAEVLFREDCSPDEFIDVIVGNRVYMPCLYVYNKIDQISMEEVDRLARRPHSVVISCGMKLNLDYLLEKLWEYLALTCIYTKKRGLPSNSQIISQPVQICLGVGDKHKIQPSKGGFNPYDGA, encoded by the exons CCACTGAGTACCACCTCGGCCTGCTGAAGGCAAAGCTTGCAAAATACAGAGCTCAGTTGCTAGAACCGTCCAAATCCTCAGCTGCTAAAGGGGAAGGCTTCGATGTGATGAAATCTGGCGATGCCCGGGTGGCACTGATCGGTTTTCCTTCTGTGGGTAAG TCCACGTTTTTGAGTTTAATGACCTCAACTGCCAGCGAAGCTGCTTCTTACGAGTTCACAACCCTGACGTGTATCCCAGGAGTCATAGAA taCAAAGGAGCCAATATTCAGCTTCTGGATCTGCCCGGAATCATCGAAGGAGCAGCACAAG GGAAGGGCAGAGGTCGGCAGGTGATAGCTGTGGCCAGGACAGCAGACGTCGTTATTATGATGCTGGATGCCACAAAGGGTGAAGTGCAGCG GGCACTGCTGGAGAAAGAACTGGAATCTGTAGGAATCCGgctgaacaaaagcaaaccaaatatCTACTTCAAG CCGAAGAAGGGTGGAGGTATCTCCTTCAACTCAACTGTCACGTTGACTCAGTGCTCCGAGAAGTTGGTGCAGCTCATCCTCCATGAATATA AAATCTTCAACGCTGAGGTCCTCTTCAGAGAGGATTGTTCCCCTGATGAGTTCATTGATGTGATTGTAGGCAACAGGGTCTACATGCCGTGCCTCTAC GTTTATAACAAGATTGACCAGATATCTATGGAGGAAGTGGATCGTCTTGCTCGGAGACCCCACAGCGTTGTAATCAG CTGTGGCATGAAACTGAACCTGGACTACTTGCTGGAGAAGCTCTGGGAGTACCTGGCACTTACCTGCATCTACACCAAGAAACGAGGAC TGCCATCGAATTCACAGATCATTAGCCAGCCAGTTCAAATATGCCTTGGTGTGG GGGACAAGCACAAAATACAGCCCTCAAAGGGTGGGTTTAACCCATATGATGGAGCATGA